In Methanobrevibacter boviskoreani JH1, one DNA window encodes the following:
- a CDS encoding 30S ribosomal protein S27ae: MKVSSLYEVKDDKLERKNPVCPRCGGGVFMADHGDRYACGKCGYTEMKNKD, translated from the coding sequence ATGAAAGTATCTAGTTTATATGAAGTAAAAGATGATAAATTAGAAAGAAAAAATCCAGTATGTCCTCGTTGTGGTGGAGGAGTCTTTATGGCTGACCACGGTGACAGATACGCATGTGGTAAATGCGGATATACTGAAATGAAAAACAAAGATTAA
- a CDS encoding DUF362 domain-containing protein: MIVKDWCVYCGECAGVCPRNLITVRETNLEFKTDECKECSTCVDACPINALEQE; encoded by the coding sequence ATGATTGTTAAAGATTGGTGTGTTTACTGTGGTGAATGTGCAGGTGTATGTCCTAGAAATTTAATCACAGTCAGAGAGACAAATTTGGAATTTAAAACTGATGAATGTAAGGAATGTAGTACATGTGTTGATGCATGTCCAATTAATGCTTTAGAACAAGAATAG
- a CDS encoding acyltransferase: protein MAKFLGILGDNEEEPTDRYNPRFIEDNIKIGVNYKRFSKSPVIGRNPFIRSNSVIYNDVVIGDDFRTGHNVLIRENTTIGDDVLVGTNTVIEGNCVLGNNISIQSNVYIPSNSIIEDNVFIGPCTCFTNDRYPVRVDYELKGPQIRRGASIGGNSTFLSNLEIGEGAIVAAGAVVTRSVPPYYLAIGTPAKIKPLPASLRVPNMI, encoded by the coding sequence ATGGCAAAATTCTTAGGAATATTAGGAGATAATGAGGAAGAACCTACAGATCGTTATAATCCTAGATTCATTGAGGATAACATTAAGATAGGAGTCAACTATAAAAGATTTTCAAAATCACCTGTAATAGGTAGAAATCCTTTTATAAGATCAAATTCTGTTATCTATAATGATGTAGTTATTGGTGATGATTTTAGAACAGGTCACAATGTCTTAATCAGAGAAAATACTACAATTGGCGATGATGTTCTTGTTGGAACAAATACAGTTATTGAAGGAAACTGTGTTTTGGGAAATAATATAAGTATACAGTCTAATGTATATATTCCATCAAATAGTATAATAGAAGATAATGTGTTTATTGGTCCATGTACTTGTTTTACTAATGATAGATATCCAGTTAGAGTGGATTATGAATTGAAAGGACCCCAAATAAGAAGAGGGGCTTCTATAGGGGGAAACTCAACATTCTTATCTAATCTAGAGATAGGGGAAGGAGCTATAGTTGCTGCAGGAGCGGTTGTAACCAGAAGTGTTCCTCCATATTATTTAGCTATAGGTACACCTGCTAAAATCAAACCATTACCAGCCTCACTTAGGGTTCCAAACATGATTTAG
- the argH gene encoding argininosuccinate lyase yields MILRSGRLDKEMTDEAAEFTSSLEADKEIFYADIKCNYAHTLMLKEEKIIDEDIADNILHALLKLKEEGYSVLNFDPSVEDIHMAIENYVTDIVGPNAGFMHTAKSRNDQVATDIRLVTREKIKDIQNDILDFMEELVDMASNYKESVFIGFTHLQHAQPITIAHHLMAHVQALKRDYERLSDTYKRVNLNPLGSAAMTTTSFPINRELTTKLLGFDGYLENSMDGVASRDFAIEAIFDLSSLCTNLSKICEELILWSTYEFGVIQMDDAYCSTSSIMPQKKNPDVAEVARSKATRVNGELVTVLTMLKALPYTYNRDLQEITPHLWYSFEQSKAVLSIVSKMLLSVKFNEDRCLELAGKNFATATDLADIMVRERKIPFRTAHKIVGRVVNEATAQKMEATDVTSGFVDDIAEELGFDKLNLPENLVKNALNPLENVKMRQVPGGPSPEMVTLAMDNIKKFIKEERSN; encoded by the coding sequence TTGATTTTACGTAGTGGAAGATTAGATAAAGAGATGACTGATGAGGCAGCTGAATTTACTTCATCACTTGAAGCTGATAAGGAAATTTTTTATGCAGATATTAAATGTAATTATGCACATACTTTAATGTTAAAAGAAGAGAAGATTATTGATGAGGATATTGCAGATAATATTCTTCATGCTCTTTTAAAACTTAAAGAGGAAGGTTATTCAGTATTAAACTTCGATCCGTCTGTTGAAGATATACATATGGCAATTGAAAATTATGTAACAGATATTGTTGGTCCAAATGCAGGATTTATGCATACGGCAAAATCAAGAAATGATCAGGTTGCAACTGATATAAGACTTGTAACCCGTGAAAAAATAAAGGATATTCAAAATGATATTCTTGATTTTATGGAGGAATTAGTGGATATGGCTTCAAACTATAAGGAATCTGTATTTATCGGTTTCACTCATCTTCAGCATGCACAGCCTATAACTATTGCTCATCATTTAATGGCTCATGTACAGGCTTTGAAGAGGGATTATGAAAGGTTATCAGATACTTATAAACGTGTAAATCTTAATCCTTTAGGTTCCGCGGCAATGACTACCACTAGTTTTCCGATAAATAGGGAACTTACAACAAAGTTGTTAGGTTTTGATGGATATCTTGAAAATTCCATGGACGGTGTTGCATCAAGGGACTTTGCAATAGAGGCAATATTTGACTTATCATCATTATGCACTAATCTTTCAAAGATATGTGAGGAACTAATACTTTGGAGTACCTATGAATTTGGAGTAATTCAAATGGATGATGCATACTGTTCCACATCATCAATCATGCCCCAGAAGAAGAATCCCGATGTTGCAGAGGTTGCAAGAAGTAAGGCCACACGTGTTAACGGAGAACTTGTAACGGTTTTAACAATGCTTAAGGCATTACCATATACCTATAATAGGGATCTCCAGGAAATCACACCTCATTTATGGTATAGTTTTGAACAATCTAAAGCTGTTTTAAGTATTGTATCTAAAATGCTTTTATCCGTTAAATTCAATGAGGATAGATGTTTGGAACTTGCAGGTAAGAACTTTGCTACTGCTACTGATTTGGCTGATATCATGGTAAGGGAGCGAAAGATACCATTTAGAACAGCTCATAAAATAGTTGGAAGGGTGGTAAACGAGGCAACTGCTCAAAAAATGGAGGCAACAGATGTTACAAGTGGATTTGTTGATGATATTGCAGAGGAGCTTGGTTTTGATAAATTAAATCTTCCTGAGAATCTTGTAAAGAATGCATTAAATCCCCTTGAAAATGTTAAAATGAGACAAGTTCCAGGTGGTCCTTCCCCTGAAATGGTTACCCTTGCAATGGACAACATTAAAAAGTTTATAAAAGAAGAAAGATCTAATTAA
- a CDS encoding NAD(P)/FAD-dependent oxidoreductase, translated as MIETDVLVVGAGPAGSTAAKHAALGGAKVILMDKKSEIGAPKRCAEGVSKKGLKKLGVEPNPRFVAKELDGVRLVSPDDTSVWMTSEEIELPEAGYILERKVFDKFMAMDAARAGAEIKIKTLAKGVTKTDDGYIVSCEQYGKDIDIKAKIIIAADGPESHIGRWAGLKTAQKAVNMESGVQYEMCNLHFERPGVIEFYFGSCAPGGYVWVFPKGDDIANVGLAILAPHADKVNPGKTAKEYLDDWIATSPITKDAQAVELNVGGDPVGGMPKKIYADNIMVCGDAAGQVNPLTGGGIISGMTGGMYAGQVAAEAIKEGDCSAKFLKKYDKLVRDDIGDEIKKYAVVQDYMLGLKDEDLDKIAHEFVDVDFSKVSTTQLVKALIKVSPSAALKLGKYFL; from the coding sequence ATGATTGAAACTGATGTATTGGTAGTTGGAGCAGGTCCTGCTGGTTCTACAGCAGCTAAACATGCAGCATTAGGTGGGGCTAAAGTAATTTTAATGGATAAAAAATCTGAAATTGGAGCACCAAAAAGATGTGCTGAAGGGGTTTCAAAAAAAGGTCTTAAAAAATTGGGTGTTGAACCTAATCCTAGATTTGTTGCTAAGGAATTAGATGGTGTAAGACTCGTATCACCAGATGATACTAGTGTATGGATGACTTCCGAAGAGATTGAACTTCCTGAAGCAGGTTATATATTGGAAAGAAAGGTCTTTGATAAATTTATGGCTATGGATGCTGCAAGGGCTGGAGCAGAAATTAAGATTAAAACATTGGCAAAAGGAGTTACTAAAACCGATGATGGTTATATTGTAAGCTGTGAACAATATGGTAAGGATATTGATATCAAAGCTAAAATTATCATTGCAGCAGATGGACCGGAATCTCATATAGGAAGATGGGCAGGATTAAAAACCGCTCAAAAAGCAGTAAACATGGAATCTGGAGTTCAATATGAAATGTGTAATCTTCACTTTGAAAGACCTGGAGTAATTGAATTTTATTTCGGATCCTGTGCTCCTGGAGGATATGTCTGGGTTTTCCCTAAAGGTGACGATATAGCAAATGTAGGTCTTGCAATACTTGCACCTCATGCAGATAAAGTTAACCCAGGTAAAACTGCAAAGGAATATTTGGATGATTGGATAGCAACCAGCCCAATTACAAAAGATGCTCAAGCTGTTGAGTTAAATGTAGGTGGAGATCCTGTTGGTGGAATGCCTAAAAAAATCTATGCTGACAATATAATGGTCTGTGGAGATGCGGCAGGTCAAGTAAATCCTTTAACCGGTGGAGGAATTATCAGTGGTATGACCGGTGGTATGTATGCTGGTCAGGTAGCTGCCGAGGCTATTAAAGAAGGGGATTGTTCTGCTAAATTCCTTAAAAAATATGATAAATTAGTTAGGGATGATATTGGAGATGAAATCAAGAAATATGCTGTTGTTCAAGATTATATGCTTGGTTTAAAAGATGAGGATCTTGATAAGATAGCACATGAATTTGTGGATGTTGATTTCTCAAAAGTTTCTACAACCCAACTTGTAAAAGCTTTAATCAAGGTATCACCTTCAGCTGCTTTAAAATTAGGTAAATACTTCTTATAG
- the galE gene encoding UDP-glucose 4-epimerase GalE, with protein MILITGGAGYIGSHVNKALNKAGYETVVLDNLIKGFEDFVKWGVFVEGDYGDEELLNRIFKEYDIEAVMHFGAYISVAESVECPKAYLENNYEKTLTLIKAMKNNGVKNLIFSSTAAVYGSPVEIPIKETHQLKPINPYGKSKLLVEEYLKSQDDINYVIFRYFNASGDDPDCEIGELHEPETHLIPLILDAALGRRDSISVFGDDYDTEDGSCVRDYIHVNDIANAHIEGLRYLENGGENNVFNIGNGRGFSVKEVISVVKKVTGKDFPVNIECRRPGDPGTLVADSNKIHEVLGWTPEYDTLESIIETAWMWHQKLNEN; from the coding sequence ATGATTTTAATAACTGGCGGAGCTGGATATATTGGCTCTCATGTAAATAAAGCTTTAAATAAAGCAGGATATGAAACTGTAGTTCTAGATAATTTAATAAAAGGATTTGAGGATTTTGTTAAATGGGGAGTTTTTGTTGAAGGAGATTATGGTGACGAGGAACTCCTAAATAGAATCTTTAAGGAATATGACATAGAAGCTGTAATGCATTTTGGTGCATATATCTCAGTTGCAGAATCTGTGGAATGTCCTAAGGCATATCTTGAAAATAATTATGAGAAAACCTTAACTTTAATTAAGGCTATGAAGAATAATGGTGTTAAGAATCTTATATTCTCATCTACCGCTGCTGTCTATGGTTCACCTGTAGAAATACCAATCAAGGAAACTCATCAATTAAAACCTATTAACCCATATGGAAAATCTAAATTGCTTGTTGAGGAATATTTAAAATCCCAGGATGATATTAATTATGTAATATTCAGATATTTTAATGCCTCAGGAGATGATCCCGACTGTGAAATTGGAGAGTTACATGAACCAGAAACTCATTTAATACCTCTTATTCTTGATGCGGCATTAGGTAGACGTGATAGCATTTCCGTCTTTGGTGATGATTATGACACTGAGGATGGTAGCTGTGTACGTGATTATATACATGTAAACGATATTGCAAATGCACATATTGAAGGCCTCAGATACCTTGAAAATGGTGGAGAGAATAATGTATTTAATATAGGCAATGGCAGAGGTTTTTCTGTTAAAGAGGTAATTTCCGTTGTTAAGAAAGTCACAGGTAAAGATTTCCCAGTTAATATTGAATGCCGTCGTCCAGGAGATCCGGGAACACTTGTTGCCGATTCAAATAAGATTCATGAGGTTCTAGGTTGGACTCCAGAATATGATACCCTTGAATCCATTATTGAAACAGCTTGGATGTGGCATCAAAAACTTAATGAGAACTAA
- the acgM gene encoding radical SAM/SPASM domain protein, ACGX system yields MKEFFAFQWHITDYCDQRCKHCYIFNNEHVTDLKTVSYEDAEKIFLNCLDMCNVINRNPFFFLTGGDPLLHPDFFKIIDLFKKNHIKFGILGNPFHLDQDLCNGLHEAGCIAYQLSLDGLEKTHDYFRMPGSYQNTLESIKYLKNSGIKVNIMSTVSKINMNEIPELIDVAVANNVDTFSFARYCPEEFDEESHITPLEYKEFLSKCWDKFNEYKDSETNFNLKDHLWTLFLYEKGLFKIPKDLDDDVIYDGCNCGNSHITILPNGDVCACRRMESCIGNIFDENIVSLFTSRKMDEYRQYESFEKCSRCELLRFCRGCPAVSYGYTGNMYSPDPQCWKIIE; encoded by the coding sequence GTGAAAGAATTTTTTGCTTTTCAATGGCATATAACTGATTATTGTGATCAAAGATGCAAACATTGTTATATCTTTAATAATGAACATGTAACTGATTTAAAAACTGTAAGTTATGAGGATGCAGAAAAAATTTTTCTTAATTGCCTAGATATGTGTAATGTGATTAATAGAAATCCATTCTTCTTTCTAACTGGTGGTGACCCTTTATTACATCCTGATTTTTTTAAAATAATTGATTTATTTAAAAAAAACCATATTAAATTCGGTATTCTTGGAAATCCATTTCATTTAGATCAAGATTTATGTAATGGATTACATGAAGCAGGTTGTATTGCTTATCAATTATCTTTGGATGGTCTTGAAAAGACTCATGATTACTTTAGGATGCCAGGTTCTTATCAGAATACTTTAGAAAGTATAAAATATTTAAAAAACAGTGGTATCAAAGTAAATATCATGTCTACCGTATCCAAGATTAATATGAATGAGATTCCAGAATTAATTGATGTTGCGGTTGCAAACAATGTTGACACTTTTAGTTTTGCAAGATATTGTCCTGAAGAGTTTGACGAGGAAAGTCATATAACACCTTTAGAGTATAAAGAATTCTTATCAAAATGTTGGGATAAGTTTAATGAATATAAAGATTCTGAAACTAACTTTAATTTAAAAGATCATCTTTGGACTTTGTTTTTATATGAAAAGGGATTATTTAAGATTCCTAAAGATTTAGATGACGATGTAATCTATGATGGTTGCAATTGTGGAAATTCACATATAACGATACTTCCAAATGGGGATGTATGCGCTTGTAGACGTATGGAAAGTTGTATTGGTAATATCTTTGATGAAAATATAGTTTCATTATTTACAAGTCGTAAAATGGATGAATATCGTCAGTACGAAAGCTTTGAAAAATGTAGTAGATGTGAATTATTAAGATTCTGTAGGGGATGTCCTGCTGTAAGTTATGGATATACTGGAAATATGTATAGTCCTGATCCTCAATGTTGGAAAATAATTGAATAA
- a CDS encoding 30S ribosomal protein S24e, with product MEIEIIEEKENKIFNRKEIKFYINYEGEPTPKIIDVKNRLVAQLDSQKDLVVVDTIDPYYGEPRALGYAKVYATKEDVDYIETESVLLKNTEPAEEPEEEEEE from the coding sequence ATGGAAATAGAAATTATTGAAGAAAAAGAAAATAAAATTTTTAACAGAAAAGAAATTAAATTTTATATTAATTATGAGGGAGAACCTACTCCTAAAATAATTGATGTTAAAAATAGATTAGTTGCTCAACTTGATTCACAAAAAGATTTAGTTGTTGTAGACACTATTGATCCATATTATGGTGAACCTAGAGCTTTAGGTTATGCAAAAGTATATGCTACAAAAGAAGATGTAGACTATATTGAAACCGAAAGTGTTTTACTTAAAAATACTGAACCTGCTGAAGAACCTGAAGAAGAGGAAGAAGAATAA
- a CDS encoding pyridoxamine 5'-phosphate oxidase family protein gives MASKDDCFKLLREVIDATISTIDGDGNPQSRVIDIMHTDEETAYFLTGRGKRFYRQLENNNHVAIVGLLNNVSVRIIGEVEKLENQKEWIDLMFDENKYLNNVYPGDSRYILEPFKVVKGEMEYFNLTTKPITREQFTINSDEVKYFKQGYRIKDTCIACGICANVCPQQSIIPGLPYEIQPNHCLDCGTCYENCPNGNIEKL, from the coding sequence ATGGCAAGTAAAGATGATTGTTTTAAATTATTAAGGGAAGTTATAGATGCTACAATTTCAACTATAGATGGTGATGGTAATCCTCAATCTAGAGTAATTGATATTATGCATACTGATGAAGAGACAGCATATTTTTTAACTGGAAGGGGAAAAAGATTCTACAGACAACTTGAAAATAATAATCATGTTGCAATTGTAGGTTTATTAAATAATGTTTCAGTTAGAATTATTGGGGAAGTTGAAAAGCTTGAAAATCAGAAAGAATGGATAGATTTAATGTTTGATGAGAACAAATATTTAAACAATGTTTATCCTGGTGATTCAAGATATATTCTAGAACCTTTTAAAGTTGTGAAAGGTGAAATGGAATATTTTAATCTAACTACTAAACCAATTACAAGGGAACAGTTTACAATAAATAGTGATGAGGTTAAGTATTTTAAACAAGGTTATAGAATTAAGGATACCTGTATAGCTTGTGGAATCTGTGCCAATGTTTGTCCTCAGCAGTCAATTATTCCAGGTTTACCTTATGAAATACAGCCAAACCATTGTCTTGATTGTGGTACCTGTTATGAAAATTGTCCTAACGGCAATATTGAAAAACTGTAA
- a CDS encoding 7-cyano-7-deazaguanine synthase, with protein MKITEDIILENINRIFKEIDHKEADINIKEIHYDEGLNELWIIGMDRPDKSAIIGKGGWIVGRLKEDLDINSIHVESYTDFMQKEYRLKLSLDKVRSFQNTLNKEDGLYIPIENLKKTIQYKLENLSYFNLEKYLNENFRDNLDNVDNTTHKAVVALSGGVDSSFSLVLAQYLGFNPIAISVNPGTIVLPKQFRNNIDNICNQTGIQHRYIDIDYSELIKECLSGRIHPCGRCSKQIESTIFDYAIENNIPIVIFGDMLSTGSQCITDNLYNNHNIKRLNLPASLSCGKIEGKKLMKDYDFKEIKGFGCPLLYEVHRKYPHMRKYSIQRILRETRSGALEVGEALDLIWSFYKIK; from the coding sequence ATGAAAATAACAGAGGACATTATTCTTGAAAATATTAACAGAATATTTAAAGAAATCGACCATAAAGAGGCAGATATAAATATTAAAGAGATCCATTATGATGAGGGCCTTAATGAATTATGGATTATTGGAATGGATAGGCCTGATAAATCTGCAATAATCGGCAAAGGGGGATGGATTGTAGGAAGACTGAAAGAAGATCTAGACATTAACAGTATCCATGTAGAAAGCTATACAGATTTTATGCAAAAGGAATATAGATTAAAACTATCACTCGATAAAGTTAGGAGCTTTCAAAATACATTAAACAAGGAAGATGGTTTATATATTCCAATTGAAAATCTTAAAAAAACGATTCAGTATAAACTAGAAAACTTAAGTTATTTTAACCTTGAAAAATATCTCAATGAAAATTTTAGAGATAATTTGGATAATGTTGACAATACTACCCATAAAGCCGTTGTTGCATTATCCGGTGGTGTGGATAGTAGTTTCTCACTAGTTTTAGCACAATATTTAGGATTCAACCCCATTGCAATAAGTGTCAATCCAGGCACTATTGTACTTCCAAAACAATTTAGAAACAACATTGACAATATCTGCAATCAAACAGGTATCCAACATAGATATATTGATATTGATTACTCCGAATTGATTAAGGAATGTCTTTCCGGAAGAATCCACCCCTGTGGAAGATGCTCCAAACAAATCGAGTCTACAATATTCGATTATGCCATAGAAAACAATATTCCAATAGTAATATTTGGTGACATGTTATCTACCGGTAGCCAATGCATCACAGATAACCTATATAATAATCATAATATTAAACGATTAAACTTACCTGCATCATTATCCTGTGGTAAAATAGAGGGCAAGAAATTAATGAAGGACTATGACTTTAAAGAAATTAAAGGATTTGGCTGTCCACTTCTATATGAGGTTCACAGAAAATACCCCCACATGAGAAAGTATTCCATTCAAAGAATACTTAGGGAAACACGCTCAGGTGCCCTTGAAGTCGGAGAGGCATTAGACCTTATATGGAGTTTTTATAAGATCAAATAA
- a CDS encoding zinc-binding dehydrogenase, whose product MKAVVLEDVCNLEDLKVSNIPIPKIKDGWVLVKVLGFGINRSELILCESEARENYINLPVVPGIECYGKVVDESNSRFQVDDHVVGLMGGMGRSFDGSYEEYVLIPEKNLFKIPKNLVEKLSAEEIAAIPETFFTAYGSLFDCLNIKEDDSLLIRGATSTVGIAAIQLANKLGVTVIATTRTSKRIESLKEFGADYVFIDDNDLSKNILSQFPEGVDKILELVGPLTMKDSFKVLKNQGILCVTGILGGLEYIGQFDPIKDIPNNKYLCSFFSNYPSQEIITDIYDFILENNIRPVISDVFSLDEINKALVISKKNNKLGKIVIKV is encoded by the coding sequence ATGAAAGCTGTTGTTTTAGAAGATGTATGCAATTTAGAAGATTTAAAAGTAAGTAATATTCCAATTCCCAAAATCAAGGACGGCTGGGTTTTAGTTAAAGTTTTAGGTTTTGGAATAAATAGGTCTGAATTAATTCTCTGTGAATCAGAAGCTAGGGAAAACTATATTAATTTACCGGTTGTACCTGGAATTGAATGCTATGGTAAGGTTGTAGATGAATCCAATAGTAGATTTCAAGTAGATGATCATGTTGTAGGATTGATGGGTGGTATGGGTCGTAGTTTTGATGGTAGTTATGAGGAATATGTGTTAATACCTGAGAAAAACCTATTTAAAATACCTAAAAATCTTGTTGAAAAATTATCTGCTGAAGAAATCGCAGCTATTCCTGAAACATTTTTCACGGCTTATGGTTCTCTTTTTGATTGCTTAAACATTAAAGAAGATGATTCCCTATTAATTAGAGGGGCTACTAGTACTGTTGGAATTGCAGCTATTCAGCTTGCAAATAAATTAGGAGTAACAGTAATAGCTACAACAAGAACCAGTAAAAGAATAGAATCACTTAAAGAATTCGGTGCAGATTATGTTTTTATAGATGATAATGATTTATCAAAAAATATTTTATCCCAATTTCCGGAAGGTGTGGACAAGATTTTAGAGCTTGTAGGTCCTTTAACAATGAAAGACTCATTTAAGGTTTTAAAAAATCAAGGAATCTTATGTGTAACCGGTATACTTGGTGGGTTAGAATATATTGGCCAATTTGATCCAATTAAAGATATTCCAAACAATAAATATTTATGTTCATTCTTTAGTAATTATCCTTCACAGGAGATTATAACTGATATTTATGATTTCATTTTAGAAAATAATATTAGACCAGTTATTTCAGATGTGTTTTCTTTAGATGAGATAAATAAAGCACTTGTAATTAGTAAAAAAAATAATAAATTGGGAAAAATTGTAATTAAGGTTTAG